Sequence from the Fulvivirga ligni genome:
TCTCCACAGGAGGAAATGAAACCTATGATGAGGTATCAGCATTTGTATGCTTTCTTTCTTTATGGTTTGGCCTCACTGTCTTGGGTTTTTCGAAAAGATTATGTGAAGTTTTTTGCTAAGCAGATAGGGTATACTGATAATTCCAATCATCCTAAAAAGGAGTACTTTAATTTATTCTTCTATAAAATTCTTTACTACACTGTCTTTATTGTAGTGCCTTTAATAGTGATGGATATTACATGGTGGCAGTTTATCATTGGCTTTTTTATGATGCACTGGGCAGAAGGGTTAGTGCTTGGTCTTGTGTTTCAGCTTGCTCATGTGGTAGAAGGGACAGACTTTCCGGAGCCATGTAGTGAGGGTAAGGTAGATGAAAGCTGGGCTATTCATCAGATGATGACTACGGCGAACTTTTCAAGAAAGAGTGCGGTGGCTAAGTTTTTCTGCGGTGGTCTTAATTTTCAGGTAGAGCACCATTTATTCCCGAACATTTGTCATGTTCATTATCCTGAAATATCAAAAATTGTGGAGCGCGTAGCTCATAGACACGGCGTGCCTTATCATGAGAATAAGACCTTTGGCGGTGCATTGGCCTCTCATTATAGAATGCTGAGAAAATTTGGTAAAGAAGCAGAAATGGTGCTTAAGCCGGTTAGGGCTTAAGCATATTGTTTGAGCATTTCTTCAGTAATATCTACCCCTCCATTTAAGTTAGAATGTAAAGAATTAATGGTGTGGGTAGGCCCCTGCAGGCCCCACCAACCTAAAAATATTGAAAGCAAAGTAAATCCTATGCTGTGCTTGGTGGTGGATTCTCCTGATCTTATAAAATAAATATCGCTGGTTTTTTTGTAGGTAAGTATTAGTATGGAAATACAATACTGAAAGGTGACAAATTTGCCCCCATTCTTTAACTCTTGACTAATCTGATCGGTAGTCAGAGAGTCTATATTTCTGATAATAGGCATCGGTTAGGTGATTAAGTTGGTCCTACTCTTAAGGCTTTTCGGCACGCCCCGTTTAAATGGTTACTGGTCTCCGTTTGTACATTTAATAGGGTTGAACTTGAACAAGGTAGCCCAAATTCGTTATAATAAAAATATGTATTATGTAATTTACACAAGCGGTAGTTTTATTAAGTGAATATTATGTTCG
This genomic interval carries:
- a CDS encoding fatty acid desaturase family protein — protein: MKIKFNGRKNPGFYAEVRTEVDNYFKQNNIGKHANAEMVLKTVFFLSALVGFYLLIVLGGFNMYVNLLLAIVLGMVQAFIGFNVCHDAIHGSYSGKRKVNEILSLSFNLIGANAYVWKITHNQVHHTYTNIPGHDEDLDVAPGLVRLSPQEEMKPMMRYQHLYAFFLYGLASLSWVFRKDYVKFFAKQIGYTDNSNHPKKEYFNLFFYKILYYTVFIVVPLIVMDITWWQFIIGFFMMHWAEGLVLGLVFQLAHVVEGTDFPEPCSEGKVDESWAIHQMMTTANFSRKSAVAKFFCGGLNFQVEHHLFPNICHVHYPEISKIVERVAHRHGVPYHENKTFGGALASHYRMLRKFGKEAEMVLKPVRA